The following is a genomic window from Citrifermentans bemidjiense Bem.
ATCCAACCAGGAGGGGCCGCAAGCTGCCTGCTTTTTCCGGACAGATCTTCGCTATTCTTTCCGCCGCGCTTTTTGGCGTGTCGCCGGTCTTCTGCAAGATGCTCATCGGGGACATGTCGCCGGCTCTGCTCGCGGGGCTTCTCTACCTCGGCTCGGGCCTCGGCCTGCAACTCGTCCTTTTTTTCCAACGCAAAAACTCCCTCCATGAACTGTCGCACCTCTCGCCGCGACACCGGCTCAAGCTGATCGGCGCGGTTATCTCTGGCGGCATCATAGCCCCTCTCTGCCTCGCCTTCGGCATCAAGTACGGCACCGCTTCGGAGGTTTCGCTGCTCCTCAACCTGGAGACGGTGGCAACCACTCTGATAGCCTGGCTCATCTTCAAGGAGTACATCGGCCCCTACGTCTGGACCGGCAAGGTGCTGATCCTCATAGGCGCCGGCTTGGTAGTGCTGAAAGCGGAAGGGGGAATGTCCTTCTCTACCTCCGGGCTCCTGGTTATCTGCGCCTGCATCTTCTGGGGCATCGACAACAACCTGACCCGGGACGTGGAGGAACTTTCCTCCACGGTGCTCGCCTCTGTGAAAGGATTCGCCGCGGGTCTCTTTTCCATCTTCCTGGCGCTCGTCTTTACCACCGGATCGGCCACGCCCTCGCAAATCTACGGGGCCTTGGCTGTCGGCGCTCTCAGCTACGGGTTGAGCCTGGTCTTGTTCGTCGAGGCCCTGCGGAAGATTGGAGCGGCAAGAACCGCTACCTTTTTCGCAGTCGGTCCTTTCTTCGGCACGCTCCTATCGGTGGCGCTTCTGGGAGAGCGCCCACCTGCTGCTTACTGGATAGCCACGGTGCTGATGCTGGCTGGCATTGCGCTGCTCTACCTGGAAGTGCACCGTCACAGCCACGCGCATGAGGAAATGGCTCATACTCATCCTCATATCCACGACGAGCACCACGATCACGAGCATCCGGAAGGGGAGGGCGCTCTCTCT
Proteins encoded in this region:
- a CDS encoding DMT family transporter, producing the protein MFAILSAALFGVSPVFCKMLIGDMSPALLAGLLYLGSGLGLQLVLFFQRKNSLHELSHLSPRHRLKLIGAVISGGIIAPLCLAFGIKYGTASEVSLLLNLETVATTLIAWLIFKEYIGPYVWTGKVLILIGAGLVVLKAEGGMSFSTSGLLVICACIFWGIDNNLTRDVEELSSTVLASVKGFAAGLFSIFLALVFTTGSATPSQIYGALAVGALSYGLSLVLFVEALRKIGAARTATFFAVGPFFGTLLSVALLGERPPAAYWIATVLMLAGIALLYLEVHRHSHAHEEMAHTHPHIHDEHHDHEHPEGEGALSHDHHHVHRPMNHSHVHWPDIHHQHPH